In Vibrio sp. FE10, the following are encoded in one genomic region:
- the istB gene encoding IS21-like element helper ATPase IstB — translation MDAIIQQLKSLRLSHASDALEQQRIHPATYAELGFEERLGLILDHEIVNRDQTKIQRLKRQAKLRLSASGNQLDYRPERGLKRAMMGELLSGTYLQKRQNVLITGATGAGKTYVACALAEQACEQHCPSRYYRLNRLLDDLSSSRLDGSYQKLLLSLSKKKLLVIDDWGMEKLSQEHASNLLEVLEDRYQECSTIIISQLPVKEWHEMIDNSTIADAILDRLVHQSHRIELRGESMRKLA, via the coding sequence ATGGACGCAATAATCCAACAGTTAAAATCACTACGCCTAAGTCATGCTTCTGATGCACTGGAACAGCAAAGGATACACCCCGCGACCTATGCTGAACTTGGCTTTGAAGAAAGGTTAGGACTCATCCTTGATCATGAGATAGTGAACCGAGATCAAACCAAAATCCAACGACTTAAACGGCAAGCCAAGCTGCGCCTAAGCGCTAGCGGTAATCAACTGGACTACCGCCCAGAACGAGGCTTAAAAAGAGCAATGATGGGAGAGTTATTATCAGGCACTTATTTACAAAAGCGACAGAATGTCCTGATTACAGGTGCAACAGGTGCAGGTAAAACCTATGTTGCTTGTGCGCTCGCCGAGCAGGCGTGTGAGCAACACTGCCCAAGTCGTTATTATCGCCTAAATCGTTTACTTGATGACCTGAGTAGTAGCCGCCTTGATGGCAGCTATCAAAAGCTGCTACTGAGCTTGTCTAAGAAAAAACTGTTGGTTATCGATGACTGGGGAATGGAAAAACTCAGCCAAGAGCATGCAAGTAATCTTCTCGAAGTGCTAGAAGATAGATACCAAGAGTGCAGTACAATCATTATCAGCCAACTACCTGTAAAAGAATGGCACGAGATGATCGACAACTCGACGATCGCTGATGCGATCTTAGATAGGTTGGTTCATCAAAGTCATAGAATCGAGTTACGAGGGGAATCAATGAGAAAACTGGCTTAA